In one window of Meiothermus sp. DNA:
- a CDS encoding O-antigen ligase, whose amino-acid sequence MRPSTEKQPAYPWLLFFFVLAYPLLFFPGTLLGRPAVITPLDNIMASEQFLYLPKLLFLLAVGTLGLIEVRKQITISVFLLMLLAHIILVVLSTFNAHDELTYNLLGPSQRFDGILYHLGLSAIGTIAYLNLRNAPQHFHKIAVALVSGCFVQSLVVILQRLNLDPVTPLRLWQESNVPLGTLGHPGMVAALLLPGTLVALWLAIEEKQPRYRLLWISAALLSAYGLGITSNSAAFYSLVVTLIAMNFVNRNWLLIFLSCLLVAAVLIPRAVLTSPRNFENSQSYLDTSTLETRFVIWEIALKAIRETPLQPMLGGGPDALKLAQLRNPPFDLLAKQYALEFHWPKDATVKDVHIKKFPEENIKIRDQWIAFEFELFDGQKNVTKEHGFAIDRAHNYVLDRWLAFGLISVFVWLILWLYPVYLTLRQGHRLGWVLFALMIYYFAWFPVMQVEPIHLILLAAAWALPHTSRPKNEIAV is encoded by the coding sequence ATGCGGCCCTCTACTGAGAAGCAGCCAGCATATCCCTGGCTTCTTTTTTTCTTTGTTCTTGCGTACCCTCTTTTGTTTTTTCCTGGCACCCTTTTGGGTAGACCGGCAGTTATTACGCCTCTCGATAACATAATGGCTTCCGAGCAGTTTTTGTATCTACCCAAGTTATTGTTTTTGCTAGCTGTAGGTACCTTGGGGCTAATAGAAGTTAGAAAACAGATTACAATATCGGTTTTCTTGCTTATGCTACTTGCACATATAATACTAGTAGTTCTAAGTACTTTTAATGCCCACGACGAACTCACCTATAATCTCCTAGGGCCAAGTCAGCGATTCGATGGAATTTTGTATCACTTAGGACTATCTGCCATTGGCACTATAGCGTATCTGAATCTGAGAAATGCACCTCAACATTTTCACAAGATTGCTGTTGCTCTGGTATCGGGATGCTTTGTTCAGAGCTTGGTTGTAATTTTGCAAAGACTCAACCTTGACCCAGTAACACCGCTCCGGCTCTGGCAAGAATCTAACGTACCTCTCGGCACACTAGGACATCCAGGCATGGTAGCTGCACTGTTGCTACCGGGGACTCTAGTCGCACTTTGGCTGGCTATTGAAGAAAAACAGCCTCGCTACCGTCTTCTTTGGATAAGCGCCGCGCTGCTTTCAGCATATGGGCTGGGAATTACAAGCAATAGTGCAGCGTTTTATAGTTTAGTTGTGACACTAATTGCCATGAATTTTGTGAACAGGAATTGGCTTCTGATCTTCTTAAGCTGCTTATTGGTAGCTGCCGTTCTAATTCCTAGGGCAGTTCTGACCAGCCCCAGAAACTTTGAAAATAGTCAGAGTTACCTAGACACAAGCACTCTGGAAACTCGCTTCGTCATTTGGGAAATCGCCCTGAAAGCCATTCGAGAAACACCTCTCCAACCAATGTTGGGGGGCGGGCCGGATGCGCTTAAGTTAGCCCAATTGCGCAATCCTCCCTTCGATTTGCTTGCAAAACAATATGCTCTAGAGTTTCACTGGCCTAAGGACGCTACAGTTAAAGATGTCCATATCAAGAAATTTCCCGAGGAAAACATCAAGATCAGAGACCAATGGATCGCCTTCGAATTTGAACTATTCGATGGGCAAAAAAATGTAACCAAGGAGCACGGTTTTGCCATAGATAGAGCGCACAATTACGTTCTGGATCGCTGGCTGGCTTTCGGGTTAATTAGCGTTTTTGTATGGCTGATTTTGTGGCTGTATCCTGTGTATCTGACCCTGCGTCAGGGACACCGGTTGGGTTGGGTGCTCTTTGCACTTATGATCTACTATTTTGCGTGGTTTCCGGTGATGCAAGTGGAACCCATTCACCTGATTCTACTAGCCGCAGCATGGGCACTACCTCATACTTCAAGGCCAAAAAATGAAATCGCTGTTTAA
- a CDS encoding type II secretion system protein, with protein sequence MRSQRGFTLIELLIVIAIIGILAAVLIPNLINARKVAIDRAALAYASNVYRSAQAYIGENPSALIPSGTCTAGANFGGYVVPAPTSALVVTSCTYTNQATQVSVIYSGGVQPGVTIGF encoded by the coding sequence ATGAGGTCTCAAAGAGGCTTTACCCTCATCGAGTTGCTGATCGTCATCGCCATCATTGGTATCCTGGCGGCTGTACTAATACCTAATCTCATTAATGCCCGCAAAGTAGCAATTGATCGAGCTGCCCTAGCCTATGCTTCGAATGTGTACAGATCCGCTCAGGCATACATTGGCGAAAACCCGTCGGCACTCATACCTAGCGGCACTTGTACTGCTGGTGCTAACTTTGGTGGCTATGTTGTACCTGCGCCCACCAGTGCTCTAGTCGTAACAAGTTGCACTTATACAAACCAAGCGACCCAGGTTTCAGTGATTTACTCAGGAGGCGTTCAGCCTGGGGTCACAATCGGCTTCTAG
- a CDS encoding type II secretion system protein: MKKSGFTLIELLIVIAIIGILAAVLIPNLLRARAVANDRAAQAFAQNVYKTAQAYLAENVNVTTVPTTCSGTAGYTAGSYSVPAPGSFITGCTVPASGATVTVTYTGGTQTSVTVGN, from the coding sequence ATGAAGAAGTCCGGTTTTACCCTGATTGAGCTGCTGATCGTCATCGCCATCATTGGCATCCTGGCCGCCGTGCTGATCCCTAACCTGCTCCGTGCCCGTGCCGTTGCCAACGACCGCGCTGCACAAGCCTTTGCCCAGAACGTTTACAAGACTGCCCAAGCCTATTTGGCTGAGAACGTAAACGTAACCACCGTGCCCACCACTTGCTCGGGAACCGCCGGTTACACTGCTGGCAGCTACAGCGTGCCCGCTCCTGGTTCCTTCATCACGGGTTGCACGGTTCCCGCTAGCGGTGCAACTGTCACTGTCACCTACACTGGCGGCACTCAAACCTCCGTGACCGTGGGTAACTAG
- a CDS encoding Uma2 family endonuclease, which translates to MGSLRDLQRISFEAYLALEEKAQARHELVDGVLYAMAGASSNHNLLVTNVSGLLWNKARGSGCRVFSSDMKLRVDAFTSYYPDVMVVCETDKAEYYKERPCLLVEVLSPSTEATDRREKLAKYRQIPSLRAYVLVDSLSRRVEAYYREGQNWLYLDVVREGSLPIPCPEMSLCLDEVYEGLDVPYERPADEA; encoded by the coding sequence GTGGGTTCACTGAGAGATTTGCAACGCATTAGCTTTGAGGCGTACCTGGCCCTGGAGGAAAAGGCCCAGGCGCGACACGAGCTGGTGGATGGGGTGCTCTATGCCATGGCGGGGGCTAGCAGCAACCACAATCTGTTGGTTACGAATGTTTCAGGCCTGTTGTGGAACAAAGCTCGAGGTAGCGGGTGTAGGGTGTTCAGCAGCGACATGAAGCTGCGGGTAGATGCCTTTACCAGCTACTACCCCGATGTAATGGTGGTGTGCGAGACGGACAAGGCCGAATACTACAAGGAGCGGCCCTGCCTATTGGTGGAGGTGCTCTCGCCCTCTACCGAAGCTACCGACCGGCGGGAGAAGCTCGCCAAATACCGCCAGATTCCCAGCTTGCGGGCGTATGTGCTGGTGGATTCCCTCTCACGGCGGGTCGAGGCCTACTACCGCGAGGGCCAGAACTGGCTGTACCTGGACGTGGTGAGGGAGGGTAGCCTTCCTATTCCCTGCCCGGAGATGAGCCTGTGTCTGGACGAGGTGTACGAGGGTTTGGATGTGCCCTACGAGCGTCCTGCTGATGAGGCTTGA
- a CDS encoding HAD-IC family P-type ATPase, whose translation MAAGIERYSEHPIAQAIVQGWEGPTPEVSEIRAVRGHGVLGVLADGSQVWVGNRRLLESLGIALSPSVEAQMQALEDRGLTTAVLGTNHHPLALLGVADTPRPEAAQAIARLRQQGARVVMLTGDRKAVAHHIAAQVGISEVYAELLPEDKLARIQQLEQEGTVVMVGDGLNDAPALNAAAVGVSMAAGSDVSLESADLVLMKNDLNRLVGAQQLARATARTVYFNLSFALGVIVVVGAFALAGKVPLPMGVVAHEGGTVFVVLVGLRLLSPPGSLGLPPALRPCPIPSPTLPVQKKVGLEPFTATVKMCRSLGKAMVNTKTRGV comes from the coding sequence CTGGCCGCGGGCATCGAGCGCTACAGCGAACACCCCATTGCCCAGGCCATTGTCCAGGGCTGGGAGGGCCCCACCCCCGAGGTAAGTGAAATTCGGGCCGTGCGGGGCCACGGGGTGCTGGGTGTTCTGGCCGACGGTTCACAGGTCTGGGTGGGCAACCGGCGCTTGCTGGAAAGCCTGGGCATTGCGCTTTCGCCCAGCGTTGAAGCCCAGATGCAAGCCCTGGAGGATCGGGGGCTGACCACCGCCGTACTGGGCACCAACCACCACCCCCTCGCCCTGCTGGGCGTGGCCGATACCCCCCGCCCCGAAGCCGCCCAGGCCATCGCCCGGCTCAGGCAGCAAGGGGCGCGGGTGGTCATGCTCACCGGCGACCGCAAAGCTGTGGCCCACCACATCGCAGCCCAGGTCGGCATTAGCGAGGTCTATGCCGAACTGCTGCCGGAAGATAAACTGGCGCGCATCCAGCAACTAGAGCAGGAGGGCACGGTGGTGATGGTGGGCGATGGTCTCAACGATGCCCCGGCCCTGAACGCCGCAGCGGTGGGGGTCTCGATGGCCGCTGGTTCCGACGTCTCGCTCGAGAGCGCCGACCTGGTGCTCATGAAAAACGACCTGAACCGCCTGGTAGGGGCCCAACAGCTGGCCCGCGCCACCGCCCGCACCGTCTATTTCAACCTGAGCTTTGCCCTGGGGGTGATTGTGGTGGTGGGCGCTTTTGCCCTGGCCGGAAAAGTACCCCTCCCGATGGGCGTTGTGGCCCACGAAGGCGGCACGGTTTTTGTGGTGCTGGTGGGGCTGCGCCTGCTGAGCCCACCGGGTTCGCTAGGGCTTCCGCCAGCGCTCAGGCCTTGCCCAATACCCTCCCCCACCCTCCCGGTGCAGAAGAAAGTGGGCTTGGAACCTTTTACGGCAACAGTGAAAATGTGTCGTAGCCTTGGCAAGGCTATGGTAAATACGAAAACCCGTGGCGTTTAA
- a CDS encoding HAD-IC family P-type ATPase, with amino-acid sequence MFWHHEVKRGFLLSGLTLLGVVGGFVAGAYEQVWLQNSLWTLAFLAGGVPSAIKAMRSLFQERKLDVDLLMVVAALGAASVGQAGDGAILLFLFSLSNTLQSWAMNRTRRAIEALMTLHPEGANVLLPDGSEQWKPLEALRPGDLLVVRPGERFAADGTVLEGYSDVDESALTGESVPVDKKPGDPVKSGTLNGHGVVRVRVERPASESTLAKLIKLVESAQASKSRTERFAERFEGPYTIAVLLSAPVVFAVAHFVFGLEAAQAWYRAMTFLVVASPCAVVIATPAAVLSAMAAGARAGALFKSGAALESLARANIFVFDKTGTLTEGRMKLVEVRCPTRLRSRGQSPGRGHRALQRTPHCPGHCPGLGGPHPRGK; translated from the coding sequence TTGTTCTGGCACCATGAAGTCAAGCGGGGCTTTCTGCTCTCTGGCCTGACCCTGCTGGGGGTGGTGGGGGGCTTTGTGGCAGGGGCCTACGAACAGGTCTGGCTGCAAAATAGCCTCTGGACGTTGGCTTTTCTGGCCGGGGGGGTTCCCTCGGCCATCAAAGCAATGCGTAGCCTGTTCCAGGAGCGCAAGCTGGATGTAGACCTGCTGATGGTGGTGGCCGCATTGGGGGCCGCCTCGGTGGGACAGGCCGGCGACGGGGCCATCCTGCTTTTTTTGTTCAGCCTCTCCAACACCCTGCAAAGCTGGGCCATGAACCGCACCCGGCGGGCCATCGAGGCCCTCATGACCCTGCACCCCGAAGGGGCCAATGTGCTGCTGCCGGATGGAAGTGAGCAGTGGAAGCCGCTGGAAGCCTTGCGCCCCGGCGACCTGCTGGTGGTGCGCCCTGGCGAGCGCTTCGCTGCCGACGGCACTGTGTTGGAAGGCTACAGCGATGTGGACGAAAGCGCCCTCACCGGCGAGAGTGTACCGGTGGACAAAAAGCCTGGCGACCCCGTCAAGAGCGGCACCCTTAATGGGCACGGGGTGGTGCGGGTACGGGTGGAGCGGCCTGCCAGCGAAAGCACCCTGGCCAAGCTCATCAAACTGGTGGAAAGCGCCCAGGCCAGCAAGAGCCGCACCGAGCGGTTTGCCGAGCGCTTCGAGGGGCCCTACACCATTGCGGTGCTGCTTTCGGCCCCGGTGGTATTTGCCGTAGCCCACTTTGTGTTTGGCCTCGAGGCCGCCCAGGCCTGGTACCGGGCCATGACCTTTTTGGTGGTGGCCAGCCCCTGCGCGGTGGTGATCGCTACCCCGGCAGCGGTGCTTTCGGCCATGGCAGCAGGGGCCAGGGCCGGGGCCCTGTTCAAGAGCGGAGCCGCGCTGGAATCGCTGGCCCGGGCCAATATCTTTGTGTTCGACAAGACCGGCACCCTCACCGAGGGGCGCATGAAGCTGGTGGAGGTGAGGTGCCCTACAAGGCTCCGAAGCCGAGGCCAGAGCCCTGGCCGCGGGCATCGAGCGCTACAGCGAACACCCCATTGCCCAGGCCATTGTCCAGGGCTGGGAGGGCCCCACCCCCGAGGTAAGTGA
- a CDS encoding DUF4388 domain-containing protein: MIRAKLDEIELGDLLRTLEAGRKNAVIGITCPKLKGRIHIREGKIAYIQTHPGPHLGEYLVRFDYLTLEQVQELVKYQQQENPGTPLGLLALQQKVVTQDELNDVLHAQILEALATILAQQEGELIAETPPVDASQVLLPGVTDTSTILMEALRRLDEWMRGRVEPETVLQLAGDPTRYALSPDAWTVLEAIDGLKRARSVALECDLPEEQVYHLLYELKSRGILMEADVRPHDPLLMVLSDSNLIRRLLLVTLERHRYRVMLPPDLESAKRILEHHRLHGVLLEGADLPDKVRQLRALPGGRFLPIWLIAEQPPRGFWVRNARVTHIPKPFGEEDLLSALSVVKRPI, encoded by the coding sequence GTGATTCGGGCCAAGCTGGACGAGATTGAACTGGGAGACCTGCTGCGCACCCTCGAGGCAGGCCGCAAAAATGCGGTCATTGGCATTACTTGCCCCAAGTTGAAGGGCCGTATTCACATCCGCGAGGGCAAGATTGCCTACATCCAGACCCACCCCGGCCCCCACCTGGGCGAATACCTGGTGCGCTTCGACTATCTAACCCTGGAACAGGTGCAAGAACTGGTCAAATACCAGCAGCAGGAGAACCCCGGCACCCCTTTGGGGCTTTTGGCCCTGCAACAAAAAGTGGTCACCCAGGACGAGCTCAACGATGTACTACACGCACAAATCCTCGAGGCCCTGGCCACCATTCTGGCCCAGCAGGAAGGCGAGCTGATAGCCGAGACCCCACCCGTGGACGCCTCGCAGGTGCTGCTGCCCGGCGTCACCGACACCAGCACCATCTTGATGGAAGCCCTGCGCCGCCTGGACGAGTGGATGCGGGGCAGGGTGGAGCCCGAAACCGTGCTGCAACTTGCCGGCGACCCCACCCGTTACGCCCTTTCGCCCGACGCCTGGACGGTGCTCGAGGCCATTGATGGCCTCAAGCGGGCCCGCTCGGTGGCGCTGGAGTGCGACCTGCCCGAGGAGCAGGTCTACCATCTGCTCTACGAACTCAAAAGCCGGGGGATTCTGATGGAAGCCGACGTGCGCCCCCACGACCCGCTGCTGATGGTTTTGAGCGACTCCAACCTGATCCGCCGGCTCCTGCTGGTAACCCTCGAGCGCCACCGCTACCGGGTCATGTTGCCCCCCGACCTCGAAAGCGCCAAACGCATTCTGGAGCACCACCGGCTCCACGGGGTGCTGCTCGAGGGCGCCGACCTACCCGACAAGGTACGCCAACTGCGGGCCTTACCGGGGGGGCGCTTTTTGCCCATCTGGCTGATTGCCGAGCAGCCCCCCCGGGGGTTTTGGGTCAGGAACGCTCGAGTCACCCACATCCCCAAGCCCTTTGGCGAAGAAGATTTGCTTTCGGCCCTCTCCGTGGTCAAGCGTCCAATCTAA
- a CDS encoding HD-GYP domain-containing protein, translating into MVGSLATAPHPKGFLEEVEEPEALRQAYRNLIHWPLLSLARVMGPHLLATMAGFLWAIDLAHRLGGFPTGLQGMLYLLPWYPLNAALHAIIEYLVGASQSQRLLAYLRERFGDAVVVDTHLRIPFVFKVLGVLLALGLLPLMQVAVLVYFRLESTHLPGLVIWGLCSGLILLVAGGILLTREVARPLQAVLEGMQAIRCGEGQVRVSAVAWDELADLTQGFNQLAQALEAERRQNLELYRDTVQTLAAAIDARDPYTRGHSQRVGAYAQLIAQKLGWDSQKAYRLYITGLLHDIGKIGVPESILQKADKLDDQERKLVESHPLIGYEIARQSRALAAHLPGIRNHHERLDGRGYPDGLSGGAIPLEARILAVADVWDALTSHRPYRGALKPLEVYQRLLCEPLDQEAVQALGALWREGTLDALLEDAQQEVSPKLENYLEPLGSTYMPKTE; encoded by the coding sequence GTGGTGGGCTCGCTGGCAACTGCGCCCCACCCAAAGGGTTTTTTAGAAGAGGTCGAGGAGCCCGAAGCCCTCCGGCAAGCCTACCGTAACCTTATACACTGGCCGCTGCTCTCGCTAGCGCGGGTAATGGGGCCCCACCTGCTTGCAACCATGGCGGGCTTTCTATGGGCGATTGACCTGGCCCACCGGTTGGGGGGATTCCCCACAGGCCTACAGGGCATGCTGTATTTGCTGCCGTGGTATCCGCTTAACGCAGCCTTACACGCCATCATCGAGTACCTGGTGGGGGCCAGCCAGTCCCAGCGCTTGTTGGCTTACCTGCGCGAGCGCTTTGGGGATGCGGTGGTGGTGGACACGCACCTGCGGATTCCTTTTGTCTTCAAAGTGCTGGGGGTCTTGCTGGCCTTGGGCTTGCTCCCGCTCATGCAGGTGGCCGTGCTGGTTTACTTCCGGCTCGAGTCCACCCACCTGCCAGGGCTGGTGATCTGGGGGCTGTGCTCCGGCCTGATCTTGCTGGTGGCTGGGGGGATTCTCTTGACCCGGGAGGTGGCCCGACCCTTACAAGCAGTGCTGGAAGGCATGCAGGCCATACGGTGCGGAGAAGGACAAGTGCGGGTGAGCGCGGTGGCTTGGGACGAGCTGGCCGACCTGACCCAGGGATTTAACCAGCTAGCCCAGGCCCTCGAGGCCGAGCGCCGACAGAACCTCGAGCTGTACCGCGATACCGTACAGACCCTGGCTGCCGCCATCGATGCTCGAGACCCCTATACCCGCGGCCACTCGCAGCGGGTGGGGGCCTACGCCCAGCTCATCGCCCAAAAGCTGGGTTGGGATTCACAAAAAGCCTACCGGCTTTACATTACCGGACTGCTGCACGACATCGGTAAAATTGGAGTCCCCGAGTCTATCCTGCAAAAAGCGGATAAGCTCGACGACCAGGAGCGCAAGCTGGTGGAAAGCCACCCGCTCATCGGTTACGAGATTGCCCGTCAATCCAGGGCGCTTGCAGCCCACCTGCCGGGTATCCGCAACCACCACGAGCGGCTGGATGGGCGCGGCTATCCGGATGGGCTTAGCGGAGGGGCCATCCCGCTCGAGGCCCGCATTCTGGCAGTGGCCGACGTCTGGGATGCCCTCACCAGTCACCGCCCTTACCGTGGGGCGCTCAAGCCCTTGGAAGTTTACCAGCGTCTTCTATGCGAGCCCCTCGATCAAGAAGCCGTGCAAGCCCTGGGAGCGCTTTGGCGGGAGGGTACGCTGGACGCGCTGCTCGAGGATGCCCAGCAAGAGGTTTCCCCCAAGCTGGAAAATTATTTGGAGCCTTTGGGCAGCACTTATATGCCAAAAACAGAATGA
- a CDS encoding RluA family pseudouridine synthase: MIRFSAHGVRLDQALAFEANTSRARAQAWIEAGLVLVGGKVITKPSYKLRGETVEVEPPPPVAATVAAEDIPLQILYEDSDLIVINKPAGMITHPAPGVYSGTLVNAILGRFGLDVSLGESEETDEVRLAAPRPELVRPGIVHRLDKDTSGVIVVARHEAAHRRLSEAFAGRSVYKRYLALTVGIPPAGTLAAPIGRHPVDRTRMHVGGVAARHAQTDFEVLASVQEHALVSAILHTGRTHQIRVHLKHLHAPILGDDVYGKPSDLIARQALHAYELRLQHPRSGRYLHFVAPVPADMVWAWGLLGGVWPEDLKTETVEASAAGPFC; encoded by the coding sequence ATGATACGTTTCTCCGCCCATGGGGTACGCCTGGATCAGGCTTTGGCCTTCGAGGCCAACACCTCCAGGGCCAGGGCCCAGGCGTGGATCGAGGCCGGGCTTGTCCTGGTGGGGGGTAAGGTGATTACCAAACCCTCCTACAAGCTTCGGGGTGAGACGGTGGAGGTAGAGCCGCCCCCACCTGTAGCGGCAACGGTGGCCGCCGAGGATATCCCGCTCCAGATTTTGTACGAAGACTCTGACCTGATCGTGATTAACAAACCGGCCGGCATGATTACCCATCCGGCCCCCGGGGTGTACTCGGGTACGCTGGTCAATGCCATCCTGGGGCGGTTTGGGCTGGATGTCTCGCTAGGCGAGAGCGAGGAGACCGACGAGGTTCGCCTGGCGGCCCCCAGGCCCGAACTTGTGCGCCCTGGCATTGTGCACCGGCTCGACAAAGATACCAGCGGGGTGATTGTGGTCGCCCGCCACGAGGCGGCCCACCGCCGGCTGTCCGAAGCCTTCGCGGGGCGCAGCGTTTACAAGCGTTATCTGGCGCTTACAGTGGGGATTCCGCCGGCAGGTACCTTAGCGGCCCCCATAGGCCGCCATCCGGTTGATCGTACCCGCATGCATGTGGGCGGCGTGGCCGCCCGGCACGCGCAGACCGACTTTGAAGTGCTTGCCTCGGTGCAAGAACACGCCCTGGTCTCGGCCATCCTGCACACCGGGCGCACCCACCAGATTCGCGTTCACCTGAAGCATCTGCACGCCCCCATTTTGGGCGATGATGTGTATGGAAAGCCCTCCGACCTGATTGCGCGCCAGGCCTTGCACGCCTACGAACTACGCCTGCAGCACCCGCGCAGCGGCAGGTATCTGCACTTTGTGGCCCCCGTTCCTGCCGACATGGTGTGGGCCTGGGGGCTGTTGGGTGGGGTCTGGCCGGAAGACTTGAAGACCGAAACGGTGGAGGCCAGTGCAGCAGGGCCATTCTGCTAA
- a CDS encoding acetyl-CoA carboxylase biotin carboxylase subunit family protein, whose protein sequence is MNVVFLSPHFPPNFWPFCVRLREAGHNVLGLADAEYDSLRPELKYALTEYYKVSDLHNYDELVRALGYFTHKYGKLDRLDSMSEYWLETEAMLREDFNIFGLRPADMDRVKRKSVMKQYFQQAGLRVARGKVCRTAVEAQDFVEEVGYPVVAKPDIGVGAAKTYKINSDAELMDYIATKPPVDYIMEEFIPGMIVTYDGLTDIKGNVVFDSSLEYSKGVMDVVNEDTDIYYYMVREIPEDLREAGRKVVKTFNVRERFFHFEFFRLEDGSLVALEVNMRPPGGLSIDMFNYANDIDIFREWVNVLTHGSVSQQAKHPYFCTYVGRKDHIHYKRSHEQVMAEFGPLVAHHERISGIFAGAIGNYGYILRHPDLSTLLQAAQAIQERA, encoded by the coding sequence ATGAATGTAGTTTTTCTCTCCCCCCATTTTCCCCCTAACTTCTGGCCATTTTGCGTGCGCTTGCGCGAGGCTGGGCACAACGTGCTGGGCCTGGCCGATGCGGAATACGACTCACTGCGGCCCGAACTCAAATACGCCCTGACCGAGTACTACAAGGTCTCCGACCTGCACAACTACGACGAGCTGGTGCGGGCGCTGGGCTACTTCACCCACAAGTACGGCAAGCTCGACCGGCTCGACTCCATGAGTGAGTACTGGCTCGAGACCGAGGCCATGCTGCGTGAAGACTTCAACATTTTTGGTCTCCGCCCTGCCGACATGGACCGGGTCAAGCGCAAGTCGGTCATGAAACAGTACTTTCAGCAGGCTGGGCTGCGGGTTGCGCGGGGCAAGGTCTGCCGCACGGCGGTGGAGGCCCAGGACTTTGTGGAGGAGGTGGGCTACCCGGTGGTGGCCAAGCCCGATATTGGGGTGGGTGCAGCCAAAACCTACAAAATTAACAGCGATGCCGAGTTAATGGACTACATCGCCACCAAGCCTCCGGTGGACTACATTATGGAGGAGTTCATTCCCGGCATGATCGTCACCTACGATGGTCTAACCGATATCAAGGGCAATGTGGTATTCGACAGCTCGCTCGAGTACTCCAAAGGCGTGATGGACGTGGTCAACGAGGATACCGACATCTACTACTACATGGTGCGGGAAATCCCCGAAGACCTGCGCGAGGCAGGGCGAAAGGTGGTTAAGACCTTCAACGTGCGCGAACGCTTCTTCCACTTCGAGTTCTTCCGCCTGGAGGACGGCTCCCTGGTGGCCCTGGAAGTGAACATGCGCCCGCCCGGGGGCCTCTCGATCGATATGTTCAACTACGCCAACGACATAGACATCTTCCGGGAATGGGTGAACGTGCTCACCCACGGCAGCGTGAGCCAGCAGGCCAAACACCCCTATTTCTGCACCTATGTGGGCCGCAAAGACCATATCCACTACAAGCGTTCACACGAGCAGGTGATGGCCGAGTTTGGCCCCCTGGTAGCTCACCACGAACGCATCAGCGGCATTTTTGCGGGGGCCATTGGCAACTATGGCTACATCCTGCGCCACCCCGACCTGTCTACCCTGCTCCAAGCAGCCCAGGCCATCCAGGAAAGAGCCTAG
- a CDS encoding esterase family protein — MYTEYHKWYSPALGQDMELKLYGHYGQPVIVFPAQNGRWYDWEGHAGMAQALAPMIEAGRVKFFCVDGIDFQSWTNKSIPPWERARRHNDYDAYIMQEVVPFVQKNTGLPTMWVTGCSMGAFHAANFFFKYPQVFDGLIALSGLYQVGGFVGDEGGMDAYFNSPLWYLRNLTDEDKLNAYRRNKIVFAVGQGRWEEECIRDTREMQNLLHEKGVYATFDYWGHDVDHDWPWWQKMLPYELERLGV; from the coding sequence ATGTACACCGAATATCACAAGTGGTACAGCCCTGCCCTGGGGCAGGACATGGAGCTAAAGCTCTACGGCCATTATGGTCAGCCGGTTATTGTGTTCCCGGCCCAGAACGGGCGCTGGTACGACTGGGAAGGCCACGCCGGGATGGCCCAGGCCCTCGCGCCCATGATTGAGGCGGGGCGGGTCAAGTTTTTTTGTGTGGACGGCATAGACTTTCAGAGCTGGACCAACAAGAGCATCCCCCCCTGGGAACGGGCCCGCCGCCACAACGACTACGACGCCTACATCATGCAGGAGGTGGTTCCGTTTGTGCAGAAGAACACCGGCCTGCCCACCATGTGGGTCACGGGATGCAGCATGGGGGCCTTTCATGCGGCCAACTTCTTCTTCAAATATCCCCAAGTGTTCGATGGTCTGATTGCACTCTCGGGGCTTTACCAGGTGGGGGGCTTTGTGGGCGACGAAGGGGGCATGGATGCCTACTTCAACTCACCCCTGTGGTACTTACGCAACCTGACCGACGAGGACAAGCTTAATGCTTACCGGCGCAACAAGATTGTGTTCGCCGTGGGGCAGGGGCGCTGGGAGGAGGAGTGCATCCGCGATACGCGCGAGATGCAAAACTTGCTGCACGAAAAGGGCGTATACGCCACCTTCGACTACTGGGGCCACGATGTGGATCACGACTGGCCCTGGTGGCAGAAGATGCTGCCCTACGAACTCGAGCGCCTAGGCGTTTGA
- the mnhG gene encoding monovalent cation/H(+) antiporter subunit G, with amino-acid sequence MVDVLVYALVSVGIFFLFIAAIGVVRMPDLYNRMHATSKAGTLGVGLILVAVAVFYQELSVAARALSALAFIILTAPVAAHALGRAAYLSGVKPCRDTYIDELAGHYQKNHKLESIEKPAPKSPPESNA; translated from the coding sequence ATGGTGGATGTGCTGGTTTATGCGCTGGTTTCCGTGGGGATATTCTTCCTCTTCATCGCGGCCATCGGGGTGGTGCGGATGCCCGACCTCTACAACCGCATGCACGCCACCTCCAAAGCCGGCACCCTGGGGGTGGGCCTGATTCTGGTGGCGGTGGCGGTGTTCTATCAGGAGCTCTCGGTAGCGGCCCGGGCGCTATCGGCTTTGGCGTTCATCATCCTGACCGCACCGGTGGCCGCCCACGCCCTGGGCCGGGCGGCTTATCTCTCGGGGGTCAAGCCCTGCCGGGACACCTACATCGACGAACTGGCTGGGCACTACCAGAAAAACCACAAGCTCGAGTCGATAGAGAAACCCGCCCCTAAAAGCCCCCCCGAATCAAACGCCTAG